One window of Streptomyces sp. FIT100 genomic DNA carries:
- the tgmA gene encoding putative ATP-grasp-modified RiPP — protein sequence MRPFVLNFVLPAVSPEVTVPYTYDPALQLNVLPDGRPAVDDRAVLLATGTTTSTAGSKTHFDD from the coding sequence ATGCGACCGTTCGTACTGAACTTTGTACTTCCGGCCGTGAGTCCAGAGGTCACCGTTCCCTACACCTATGACCCCGCCCTGCAGTTGAACGTGCTGCCGGACGGGCGCCCCGCCGTCGACGACCGCGCGGTACTCCTCGCCACCGGCACGACGACCTCGACCGCCGGTTCCAAGACCCACTTCGACGACTGA
- the tgmB gene encoding ATP-grasp ribosomal peptide maturase: MTVLILTCRQDVTADMVVARLHERGVPLVRLDPADVPGEASLSAEYVRGDFYGHLSTDGRLLSMSALRSIWVRRPGEPAAHAPEPSEWLTAETEQALYGMLYSATARWMNHPSASTQARCKPWQLGVAHRSGFAVPPTVVTTFPRVARQFATQYRDIVVKSASGPPAGDPKVALPTTRIGPDADFTGVAAGPTLLQQYIAKRADIRLTSVGGRLFAARKRARSDQVDGRYGSTGHAWEPARIPDRIARAVRDYTDLAGLAYAAFDFAEDEEGVWWFLECNQGGQFGFIELETDQPIADAVAAWLAGAPNGATHVTSGVPLGHGGGGL, encoded by the coding sequence ATGACTGTGCTCATACTGACCTGCCGGCAGGACGTGACGGCGGACATGGTGGTCGCCAGGCTCCACGAGCGGGGTGTCCCGCTGGTGCGCCTCGACCCGGCCGACGTGCCCGGCGAGGCATCCCTCTCGGCCGAGTACGTCCGCGGCGACTTCTACGGCCATCTGTCCACCGACGGACGCCTGCTGAGCATGAGCGCCCTGCGCTCCATATGGGTCCGCCGGCCCGGTGAGCCCGCGGCCCACGCCCCCGAACCCTCCGAGTGGCTCACCGCCGAGACCGAACAGGCGCTGTACGGCATGCTCTACTCGGCCACGGCGCGCTGGATGAACCATCCCTCCGCCTCCACGCAGGCGCGGTGCAAGCCCTGGCAGCTGGGCGTGGCGCACCGCAGCGGCTTCGCGGTGCCGCCCACCGTCGTCACCACGTTCCCGCGGGTGGCCCGGCAGTTCGCCACCCAGTACCGGGACATCGTGGTCAAGTCCGCGTCCGGCCCGCCGGCCGGCGACCCCAAGGTCGCCCTGCCCACCACCCGCATCGGCCCGGACGCCGACTTCACGGGGGTCGCGGCAGGACCCACGCTGCTCCAGCAGTACATCGCCAAGCGGGCCGACATCCGGCTGACCTCGGTCGGCGGCCGGCTGTTCGCCGCCCGTAAGCGCGCCAGGTCCGACCAGGTCGACGGCAGGTACGGCAGCACCGGCCACGCCTGGGAGCCGGCCCGCATCCCGGACCGCATCGCCCGCGCCGTCCGCGACTACACGGACCTCGCGGGACTGGCGTACGCCGCCTTCGACTTCGCGGAGGACGAGGAGGGCGTGTGGTGGTTCCTGGAGTGCAACCAGGGCGGCCAGTTCGGCTTCATCGAACTGGAGACCGATCAGCCCATCGCCGACGCGGTCGCGGCCTGGCTGGCCGGTGCGCCGAACGGAGCAACGCACGTTACGTCCGGTGTACCTCTGGGGCATGGTGGAGGGGGTCTTTGA